A DNA window from Arachis hypogaea cultivar Tifrunner chromosome 18, arahy.Tifrunner.gnm2.J5K5, whole genome shotgun sequence contains the following coding sequences:
- the LOC112772497 gene encoding arogenate dehydratase/prephenate dehydratase 1, chloroplastic has translation MAVASSLALSGLASFQLCCCNSLLRVKNSDFGLSLENYHHKRAATTKWGFLLGGVSVLHVENPWKPARIMVQHVVHNDQLGGDVVSQGLHKDLGSLPKPLSISDIVAASDDSAKVRISYKGIPGSYSEDAAHKVYPNCETVPCHDYEAAFKAVELWIADKVVVPIENSSGGSIHRNYDLLLRHRLHIVAEVQLATNLSLLALPGVRVEYLKRVLSHPQALELSDNFLTKLGVARENVDDTAGAAQHVALDGLYDAGAIASIRAAEIYGLNVLAEKVQDDGEIISRYLVLARDPIIPKSDKLFKTSIVFTLDEGPGVLFKALAVFALRDINLTKIESRPQRNRPLRVVDDSNTGSAKYFDYLFYIDFEASMTEPRAQTALGHLQEFATFLRVLGCYPMDTTI, from the exons ATGGCTGTGGCATCGTCTCTTGCTCTATCAGGGCTTGCAAGTTTCCAACTTTGTTGTTGTAACAGCTTGTTGAGGGTGAAGAACAGTGATTTTGGATTAAGTTTGGAGAATTATCATCACAAGAGAGCAGCAACAACCAAATGGGGGTTCCTCCTTGGTGGGGTTTCTGTGTTGCATGTTGAGAATCCATGGAAGCCAGCTAGGATAATGGTACAGCATGTTGTTCATAATGATCAATTGGGTGGTGATGTTGTATCTCAGGGATTGCATAAGGATTTGGGTTCTCTTCCAA AGCCTTTGTCCATATCCGATATTGTGGCTGCTTCTGATGATAGTGCTAAAGTGCGAATATCATATAAG GGAATACCTGGATCATACAGCGAGGATGCTGCACACAAAGTGTACCCTAATTGTGAAACAGTTCCTTGCCATGATTATGAAGCTGCCTTTAAG gCTGTTGAATTATGGATTGCTGACAAAGTTGTTGTTCCAATAGAGAATTCATCCGGGGGAAGCATCCATCGAAACTATGATTTACTTCTTCGTCATAGGCTGCATATTGTTGCTGAGGTGCAGTTGGCTACTAATCTCTCACTTTTAGCTTTGCCAGGTGTCAGAGTAGAGTACTTGAAACGAGTTCTAAGTCATCCCCAG GCACTTGAATTGAGTGATAATTTCTTGACTAAACTAGGTGTTGCCAGAGAAAATGTTGATGATACAGCTGGTGCTGCTCAG CATGTAGCTTTGGATGGTCTATATGATGCCGGTGCGATTGCAAGCATTCGAGCTGCAGAAATTTATGGGCTTAATGTGCTTGCAGAAAAAGTTCAG GACGATGGTGAAATCATCAGTCGTTATCTCGTGCTTGCCAGGGATCCAATAATTCCGAAATCTGATAAGCTCTTTAAG ACAAGCATTGTGTTTACACTGGACGAGGGTCCTGGGGTACTGTTTAAGGCGTTGGCAGTATTTGCCTTAAGAGATATAAACTTAACCAAG ATTGAAAGTCGCCCACAACGAAATCGGCCGTTAAGAGTTGTTGATGATTCGAACACCGGGAGTGCCAA GTATTTCGACTACCTTTTCTACATTGATTTTGAGGCATCTATGACTGAGCCCCGAGCACAAACCGCTTTAGGACATCTGCAG GAATTCGCCACATTTCTTCGGGTGCTGGGCTGCTATCCTATGGATACAACCATATGA